From a single Stomoxys calcitrans chromosome 4, idStoCalc2.1, whole genome shotgun sequence genomic region:
- the LOC106095232 gene encoding INO80 complex subunit C produces MYQGEEVPHKKHKPDSDGILVEKVDSAHAAPCSNPTLPSTSVLQRPKILCKNTKFSYFETCGKRFVWKSLKQIITQERSLIWPDDIILYNSLNAPPSLKPPKKYSDISGLHAPYTDPQTRLHYHNSDEFRIIRTLPSDIVQGYLALRGATNIVG; encoded by the exons ATGTACCAAGGGGaagaagtacctcacaaaaaacATAAACCTGACTCCGACGGCATTCTTGTCGAGAAGGTTGACTCAGCACATGCCGCGCCGTGCTCAAATCCAACTTTACCCTCAACATCTGTACTGCAGCGAcctaaaattttatgcaaaaacaCCAAGTTTAGCTATTTTGAAACTTGTGGAAAAAGATTTGTTTGGAAATCATTGAAACAGATTATAACTCAGGAGAGATCACTTATTTGGCCGGATGATATAATTTTGT ATAATTCTTTGAATGCACCTCCGTCTCTAAAACCACCTAAGAAGTATTCTGATATATCCGGATTACATGCACCCTACACCGATCCGCAAACGAGACTGCACTACCATAACTCTGACGAATTCCGAATTATTCGCACTTTACCGTCCGACATAGTACAGGGTTATTTAGCACTTAGAGGAGCCACAAATATTGTAGGTTAA